DNA from Massilia antarctica:
CTGCTTATAGTGGCGCATGCCGCGTTCGTCGTCGAAGACGATGTGGCGCACCTGCGGGCACAGTGCTTGCAGTTCGAGCAGCTTGTCGACCTGCTCCTGGTCTTCGACGATGGCAAAGCCGATCCCGGCGTCGTTCAATACGTAGGCCATGTCGGCCGCCGGTGCGTCCTGGTAGAGCGGTACCGGCACCCCGCCCAGGCACTGCGCGGCGAGCATGGCCCAGTACAGGCGCGGGCGGTTGTCGCCGATGATGGCCAGGTTCATCCCGCGCGTGAAACCGAGCGAGGCCAGGCCGCAGGCCAGGGCGCGCACCTCGGCATTCACCTCCAGCCAATTCCAGGTCTGCCAGATGCCCAGGTGCTTTTCGCGGAAGGCGGGGCGCTGCGGGCGAGTCTGGGCGTGCGCCAGCAGCCGCCGCGGGAAAGTCTGCAATTGCGAGCCATCGGATATCGTCACCAGCGTCCCCTTTTGTTTGTCCGGCCCCCTCCCGCGAGTGCAAATGCGGGGGTGGCGCGCTTTTTGTGTGATGATATTAGCTCGCGTTGGGCGAGCAGGTTGTCTTTTGGATGACAATTGCCGCCCTAATTCGCGATTTTCGATGTTGCGGCGCACAATGACAAACCAGACACAGACATTAATAGATCACCTGCGCTCGACCATATGGGCCCGCACCCTCACCAGCGCCGAGATGATCCGGGTCGAAGCCGACTGCTTCGAGCAGTTCGTGCCCAAGGGCGGCTTCGTATGCCGCAAGGGTGAGGCGCTGGACAACTGGGTCGGCATTATCGAGGGCCTGGTCAAGATCAACAATTTTTCGCCGTCCGGTAAAAACGTCACCTTCGCCGGCGTGCCCACCGGCGGCTGGTTCGGCGAAGGCTCGCTGCTCAAGGACCAGACCCGCAAATACGATGTGATGGCGCTGCGCGATACGCGCGTGGCGCGCATGCCGCGCGAAACGTTCGAGTGGCTGCTGGAAGTGAGCCTGCCGTTCACGCGCTTCCTGCTGATGCAGCTGAACGAACGCCTGGGCCAGTTCATCGGCCAGGTCGAAAACGACCGCATGCTCGATATCGATACCCGCGTGGCGCGCTGCCTGGCCGCCATGTTCAATTCGCACCTGTACCCGGGACTGGAAAAGCTGGTGCAGATTTCGCAGGAAGAAATCGGCTACCTGTCGGGCGCCTCGCGCCAGCGCGCCAACCAGGCCTTGCAACTGCTGGAGAAGGAAGGGCTGGTAAGGCTCGATTACGGCGGCATCCGGGTGCTCGACCTGGAAGGGCTGCGCCACTTCCAGGCATGAAGCGCGGACGCACACATGCACACGCCCGGCGCCACGGCAGGGCGCGATAGAGGTATCATAAGCCACAATGACATCACCCGATTCAACGCTGCCCATGCCCACTACCACCGCGCGCGATGAGCGCCTCGCGCAGCTGCGCGCCGCCATGCGCAGCGCGCACGTCGACGCCTGCATCATCCCGTCGTCCGACCCGCACCTGTCCGAATACCTGCCCGGCCGCTGGCAGGGCCGCGAATGGCTGACCGGTTTCACCGGCTCG
Protein-coding regions in this window:
- a CDS encoding Crp/Fnr family transcriptional regulator — encoded protein: MTNQTQTLIDHLRSTIWARTLTSAEMIRVEADCFEQFVPKGGFVCRKGEALDNWVGIIEGLVKINNFSPSGKNVTFAGVPTGGWFGEGSLLKDQTRKYDVMALRDTRVARMPRETFEWLLEVSLPFTRFLLMQLNERLGQFIGQVENDRMLDIDTRVARCLAAMFNSHLYPGLEKLVQISQEEIGYLSGASRQRANQALQLLEKEGLVRLDYGGIRVLDLEGLRHFQA